The following are from one region of the Qipengyuania flava genome:
- a CDS encoding phosphoenolpyruvate carboxylase has product MADTNIEPTLASLSERLRVLHRQTRETPLFNPVFQLSLDLSRKLESGELSISALGGLLEELETQSLDARANRLRRLLEPQGASQRLSDMTEGASDFDAFRAFWERPHMHAVFTAHPTFLLAPGQSEAVAGALASGKPVTARASGEKPDITLGYEHQCAMTALANAQDARDTIVSAALTQAQKAFPDRWTEIAPLPFRFASWVGYDMDGRTDIKWYTSIAFRLSEKAERLGRYADTLEAIDPAHDILATLRAAQARAQASADEFAGDLSDPADLSAAANRLTEDHPDKLLSLAPMIDQIEADAEGAEARQAVALRTLAAAMRADGLGMGWIHFRVNAKQLHNAIRTRLGDAADIDLSSRGAIAALRELLARVQPQSANFASLAVESSTAVRQFLAMAQILKHIDADAPIRMLVAECEQPSTVLAALYFARLFGIADKVDVSPLFETETALEHGGRFLDLLLSEPDYQAYARARGRVAIQTGFSDAGRFVGQIPASLAIERLQGRLAEAMANNGLTDVAALIFDTHGESMGRGAHPSSFEDRIEWALSPWSQRRFARAGIRLEPEASFQGGDGYLLFATPDIALATLTQVIASSPAHTDADVPTDPFYRRTDLSLDFYRAIKDHQREHLESRTYSRAITAFGLGLLNDTGSRKSRRQSDLAADRDMSLRQIRAIPHNSILQQLGYPVNIIAGVGSAAESNIEEIGALLAESPRGRQILRLVRASNALASIKTVAAFGELFNSAYWASRPYRGTEEHLAEACEALAEYLIKDDRNGVFRRLASRLRVDALKLHRLFDLVPDDDPHPERESVRRAIGVLQAVRLALLQHMFLKVVSVPAFSRANDISRTDVLEMVFSLRVDDALAQLRRAFPTSFPRKDDFALAEAGEYPMGEGEGYAAIRETYIEPIEQAYELCLRITTAIANEFGAHG; this is encoded by the coding sequence ATGGCTGACACGAACATCGAACCCACACTGGCAAGCCTTTCGGAGCGCTTGCGGGTCCTCCATCGCCAGACGCGCGAAACGCCGCTGTTCAACCCCGTCTTCCAGCTCTCGCTGGACCTGTCGCGCAAGCTGGAAAGCGGGGAGCTGAGCATTTCGGCGCTCGGCGGCCTGCTCGAGGAACTCGAAACCCAGTCGCTCGACGCGCGCGCCAACCGGCTGCGCCGCCTGCTCGAGCCGCAAGGTGCCTCGCAGCGGCTTTCGGACATGACCGAGGGTGCGAGCGATTTCGACGCCTTCCGCGCCTTCTGGGAACGCCCGCACATGCACGCGGTCTTCACCGCGCACCCCACCTTCCTGCTCGCGCCCGGCCAGAGCGAGGCGGTGGCCGGCGCGCTCGCCTCTGGAAAGCCGGTGACGGCGCGCGCTTCCGGTGAGAAGCCCGACATCACGCTGGGCTATGAACACCAGTGCGCGATGACCGCGCTCGCCAACGCGCAGGACGCGCGCGACACGATTGTCAGCGCAGCGCTCACGCAGGCGCAGAAGGCCTTTCCCGACCGCTGGACCGAGATTGCGCCGCTGCCGTTCCGCTTTGCCAGCTGGGTCGGCTACGACATGGACGGGCGCACCGACATCAAGTGGTACACCTCCATCGCCTTCCGCCTGTCGGAAAAGGCCGAGCGGCTGGGGCGCTATGCCGACACGCTTGAGGCGATCGACCCGGCGCACGATATCCTCGCCACGCTGCGAGCGGCGCAGGCCCGGGCGCAGGCTAGCGCCGACGAGTTTGCCGGTGACCTCTCCGATCCGGCGGACCTTTCGGCGGCCGCCAACCGGCTGACCGAGGACCATCCCGACAAGCTTTTGTCCCTTGCTCCGATGATCGACCAGATCGAAGCCGATGCCGAAGGGGCGGAAGCTAGACAAGCCGTGGCCCTGCGCACGCTCGCGGCGGCCATGCGGGCCGACGGGCTGGGCATGGGCTGGATTCACTTCCGCGTGAACGCCAAGCAGCTGCACAACGCCATCCGCACGCGGTTGGGCGATGCGGCCGACATCGACCTGTCGAGCCGTGGCGCCATTGCCGCGCTGCGCGAACTGCTCGCTAGGGTGCAGCCGCAGAGCGCCAATTTCGCGAGCCTCGCGGTCGAAAGCTCGACCGCCGTGCGCCAGTTCCTCGCCATGGCGCAGATCCTCAAGCACATCGATGCCGATGCGCCGATCCGCATGCTGGTCGCGGAATGCGAGCAGCCCTCGACCGTCCTTGCGGCGCTCTATTTCGCGCGCCTGTTCGGCATCGCCGACAAGGTCGATGTCTCGCCCCTGTTCGAGACCGAGACCGCGTTGGAACACGGCGGCCGCTTCCTCGACCTGCTGCTGTCCGAGCCCGACTACCAGGCCTACGCCAGGGCGCGCGGCCGGGTGGCAATCCAGACCGGCTTTTCCGACGCCGGGCGGTTTGTTGGCCAGATCCCTGCAAGCCTTGCCATCGAGCGCCTCCAGGGTCGGCTTGCCGAGGCGATGGCGAACAACGGGCTCACCGATGTTGCCGCGCTCATCTTCGACACGCACGGCGAAAGCATGGGCCGCGGCGCGCACCCGTCGAGCTTCGAAGACCGTATCGAATGGGCGCTGAGCCCCTGGTCGCAGCGGCGCTTCGCCCGTGCGGGTATCCGCCTGGAACCGGAAGCAAGCTTCCAGGGCGGGGACGGCTACCTGCTCTTCGCCACGCCCGACATCGCGCTCGCCACGCTGACGCAGGTGATCGCCAGCAGCCCGGCGCACACCGACGCGGACGTCCCGACCGATCCGTTCTACCGGCGCACGGACCTCAGCCTCGATTTCTACCGCGCGATCAAGGACCACCAGCGCGAGCACCTCGAAAGCCGCACCTACAGCCGCGCGATCACCGCGTTCGGGCTTGGCCTCCTCAACGACACCGGCAGCCGCAAGTCGCGCCGGCAGAGTGACCTTGCCGCCGACCGCGACATGAGCCTGCGCCAGATCCGCGCGATCCCGCACAATTCGATCCTCCAGCAGCTCGGCTATCCGGTGAACATCATCGCCGGCGTCGGCAGCGCGGCGGAAAGCAACATCGAGGAAATCGGTGCGCTGCTCGCGGAAAGCCCGCGGGGGCGGCAGATCCTGCGCCTGGTGCGCGCCTCCAACGCGCTTGCAAGCATCAAGACGGTGGCCGCTTTCGGCGAGCTGTTCAATTCGGCCTATTGGGCGAGCCGCCCCTATCGCGGCACCGAAGAGCATCTGGCCGAAGCCTGCGAAGCGCTGGCCGAGTATCTCATCAAGGATGATCGCAACGGCGTGTTCCGCCGCCTTGCCTCGCGCTTGCGGGTCGATGCGCTCAAGCTGCACCGCCTGTTCGACCTGGTGCCGGACGATGATCCGCACCCGGAACGCGAAAGCGTGCGCCGCGCGATCGGTGTGCTGCAGGCGGTGCGCCTGGCGCTGCTCCAGCACATGTTCCTGAAGGTGGTATCGGTCCCGGCCTTCAGCCGCGCCAACGACATCAGCCGCACCGACGTGCTGGAAATGGTGTTCTCATTGAGGGTCGACGACGCGCTTGCCCAGCTGCGCCGCGCCTTCCCCACAAGCTTCCCGCGCAAGGACGACTTCGCGCTTGCCGAGGCGGGTGAATACCCGATGGGCGAGGGCGAAGGTTACGCGGCCATTCGCGAGACCTACATCGAACCGATCGAGCAGGCTTATGAATTGTGCCTGCGTATTACTACCGCCATTGCGAACGAATTCGGCGCACACGGCTAA
- a CDS encoding patatin-like phospholipase family protein, with protein sequence MTNFLWGVAAGILAVAAIVFFAFTLFRRGALTFKIDGFYTHVVDGDVGPFIRDVQADVPQAEECRLDDKMSCSIRDAVQCHNTESQPDCNVLLLSGGGQWGAYGAGLFDTLSRKSADELALPGIGVITGISTGSLQALMLMVALDPKHTKEMRRFALDRLVWGYSPEKESDVVSHTGMISVPLFGSAAGTEPLRKRIIEALMPGGDDVLVKAIGNSSLEGYVGFVEAERGVFRYADIKDLVNSAPSPEAAAEALAAATMASSAMPVFHQQLRVAGSGGVPLALYDGGVRRSVFFDRAMAAVDQEVRKQMQGHAVTKVAGGASQEAIAKDYEKTAPTVYVVRNGPTARKRDDVFNSKSGPLKNGQRGYDLLVNESEIGAIAGLRLNNPYGRILLTSADRYDTFPSDVGENFKKDEMFKPAFMARLRDLGRHKAERDGGPWWPLSPIK encoded by the coding sequence GTGACGAACTTTCTTTGGGGGGTTGCCGCCGGCATATTGGCTGTTGCGGCGATTGTTTTCTTTGCCTTTACTTTGTTCCGGCGCGGCGCGCTGACGTTCAAGATCGATGGCTTCTACACGCATGTCGTCGACGGCGATGTGGGGCCCTTCATCCGCGACGTGCAGGCCGATGTGCCGCAAGCCGAAGAATGCAGGCTGGACGACAAGATGTCCTGCTCGATCCGTGATGCCGTCCAGTGCCACAACACGGAAAGCCAGCCGGACTGCAACGTCCTCTTGCTGTCGGGCGGCGGGCAATGGGGCGCATACGGCGCCGGCCTGTTCGATACGCTGAGCCGCAAGAGCGCTGACGAGCTCGCCTTGCCCGGCATCGGGGTGATCACCGGGATCTCTACGGGCTCGCTGCAGGCGCTCATGTTGATGGTCGCCCTCGATCCCAAGCACACCAAGGAAATGCGCCGCTTTGCGCTCGACCGGCTGGTCTGGGGCTACTCGCCCGAGAAAGAGAGCGATGTCGTCAGCCACACCGGGATGATCTCCGTCCCGCTGTTCGGCTCGGCCGCGGGGACCGAGCCGCTGCGCAAGCGGATTATCGAAGCGCTCATGCCCGGCGGCGACGATGTGCTGGTGAAGGCCATCGGAAATTCCAGCCTCGAAGGCTATGTCGGCTTTGTCGAAGCCGAGCGCGGGGTGTTCCGCTACGCCGATATCAAGGACCTCGTGAACTCCGCGCCGAGCCCGGAAGCGGCGGCCGAAGCGTTGGCCGCGGCGACCATGGCGTCTTCCGCCATGCCGGTGTTCCACCAGCAGCTTCGCGTTGCGGGAAGCGGCGGCGTGCCGCTGGCGCTCTATGACGGGGGCGTGCGCCGTTCGGTCTTCTTCGACCGCGCTATGGCCGCAGTCGACCAGGAAGTGCGCAAGCAGATGCAGGGCCATGCCGTCACCAAGGTGGCCGGCGGCGCCTCGCAGGAAGCGATCGCGAAGGACTACGAAAAGACTGCGCCGACCGTCTATGTCGTGCGTAACGGGCCCACGGCGCGCAAGCGCGACGATGTGTTCAACTCCAAATCAGGGCCGCTCAAGAACGGGCAGCGCGGTTACGATCTGCTCGTCAACGAAAGCGAGATCGGCGCGATTGCGGGCCTCAGGCTCAACAATCCCTATGGCCGCATCCTGCTGACCAGCGCCGATCGCTACGACACCTTCCCGAGCGACGTGGGCGAAAACTTCAAGAAGGACGAGATGTTCAAGCCGGCCTTCATGGCGCGCCTGCGCGATCTGGGCCGCCACAAGGCCGAGCGTGACGGCGGCCCCTGGTGGCCGCTCAGCCCGATCAAATAG
- a CDS encoding peptidase domain-containing ABC transporter, which yields MDLALDLGFLTRSRVRLIRQTEVAECGLASLTMVANYHGFDVDLGTMRRRYSPSMRGAPLRALINLADQIGLTPRAVKLPLEELGNLHMPAVLHWDMNHYVVIEAVKAGKALIHNPDGRSTWMPLEEVSDHFTGVALELRPSSDFDRTTLREKLRLSQLWNAMTGLKRALAQILLLSVVLQAFVLASPYYMQVAIDSALPALDGDLLTVLALGFGLFTLINVIASLLRSFVLLNAGTSVGYALATNIARRLFRLPIDYFEKRHTGDILSRFQSIVPIQNLLTQGAVAALVDGVMAIFTLAVMFYYSPLLAFIAIVAFALYGAARIVSFSFQREAQEATIITGGKEQTTLIETLRGMVTLRLFGRETLRHALWQTRLTDSVNSQVRLSRIGIWQGTANLLIFGIENILTIYLAVGFVIDGAGFSVGMVFAYLAYKNQFITKSAALIDQAIQFKMLGLHLERLSDIALSEEDRSFTVAPEATTELEGRMELRDVHYRYSPSDPMVLKGVNLSIAQGEHVAITGPSGGGKSTLLKILLGLVEPESGDVIVDGIPLHRFGYKSFHRQIAAVLQEDSLFAGSLADNIALFDEEVDLQRVIQAASAASIHEDIMRMPMQYESLIGDMGSTLSGGQKQRVLLARALYRQPKILFMDEGTAHLDAQHEAAVNAAISAMGITRIIIAHRKETIEAADRILVMEGGVLTEQA from the coding sequence ATGGATCTTGCTCTCGACCTTGGGTTCCTGACCCGCAGCCGCGTGCGGCTGATCCGCCAGACCGAAGTGGCCGAATGCGGCCTCGCCAGCCTGACCATGGTGGCCAACTACCATGGCTTCGATGTCGATCTGGGCACGATGCGGCGGCGCTATTCGCCCTCGATGCGCGGCGCACCCCTGCGCGCGCTGATCAACCTTGCGGACCAGATCGGCCTTACGCCGCGCGCGGTGAAGCTGCCGCTGGAGGAGCTCGGCAACCTCCACATGCCCGCCGTGCTCCACTGGGACATGAACCATTATGTGGTGATCGAGGCGGTAAAGGCCGGCAAGGCGCTGATCCACAATCCCGACGGGCGCTCGACCTGGATGCCGCTCGAGGAGGTCTCCGACCACTTCACCGGCGTCGCACTGGAACTGCGCCCGAGCAGCGACTTCGACCGCACCACGCTGCGCGAAAAACTGCGCCTGTCGCAGCTGTGGAACGCGATGACCGGGCTCAAGCGGGCGCTGGCGCAGATCCTGTTGCTGAGCGTGGTGCTGCAGGCCTTCGTGCTTGCTTCGCCCTATTACATGCAGGTCGCGATCGACAGCGCGCTGCCTGCCTTGGACGGCGACCTGCTGACGGTGCTGGCGCTGGGCTTCGGCCTGTTCACGCTGATCAATGTGATTGCCAGCCTGCTGCGGTCCTTCGTGCTGCTGAACGCGGGCACCAGCGTTGGCTACGCGCTGGCGACCAACATCGCGCGGCGGCTGTTCCGCCTGCCGATCGACTATTTCGAGAAGCGCCACACGGGCGATATCCTCTCCCGCTTCCAGTCGATCGTGCCGATCCAGAACCTGCTTACCCAGGGCGCTGTCGCAGCGCTGGTGGACGGGGTCATGGCCATCTTCACGCTGGCGGTAATGTTCTACTACAGCCCGCTGCTCGCCTTCATCGCGATTGTCGCCTTTGCCCTTTACGGCGCGGCGCGCATCGTCAGCTTTTCCTTCCAGCGCGAGGCGCAGGAAGCCACCATCATCACCGGCGGCAAGGAACAGACGACGCTGATCGAAACGCTGCGCGGCATGGTCACGCTGCGCCTGTTCGGGCGCGAAACGCTGCGCCATGCGCTGTGGCAGACCCGGCTGACGGATTCGGTCAATTCGCAGGTGCGCCTCTCGCGCATCGGCATCTGGCAGGGGACGGCCAATCTGCTGATCTTCGGGATCGAGAACATCCTGACGATCTATCTCGCCGTCGGTTTCGTCATCGACGGGGCAGGCTTCAGCGTCGGCATGGTCTTCGCCTACCTTGCCTACAAGAACCAGTTCATCACCAAGTCGGCCGCGCTGATCGACCAGGCGATCCAGTTCAAGATGCTGGGCCTGCACCTGGAGCGCCTGTCCGACATCGCCCTGTCGGAGGAAGACCGCAGCTTCACCGTCGCGCCCGAAGCCACCACCGAACTCGAAGGCCGCATGGAGCTGCGCGATGTGCATTATCGCTATTCGCCGAGCGATCCGATGGTCCTGAAGGGCGTGAACCTATCGATCGCGCAGGGCGAGCACGTGGCGATCACCGGTCCTTCGGGCGGCGGCAAGTCGACGCTGCTCAAGATCCTGCTCGGCCTTGTGGAGCCCGAAAGCGGGGATGTGATCGTCGATGGCATTCCCCTCCACCGCTTCGGCTACAAGAGCTTCCACCGGCAGATCGCCGCCGTGCTGCAGGAAGACAGCCTGTTCGCCGGCTCGCTGGCCGACAACATCGCGCTGTTCGACGAAGAGGTCGACCTGCAGCGGGTCATCCAGGCCGCCTCCGCCGCCTCGATCCACGAGGACATCATGCGCATGCCGATGCAGTACGAATCGCTGATCGGGGACATGGGCTCGACGCTCTCGGGCGGACAGAAGCAGCGCGTGCTGCTTGCCCGCGCGCTCTACCGCCAGCCCAAGATCCTGTTCATGGACGAAGGCACCGCGCATCTCGACGCGCAGCACGAGGCCGCCGTCAACGCAGCGATCTCGGCCATGGGCATCACCCGCATCATCATCGCGCACCGCAAGGAAACGATCGAGGCGGCCGACCGCATCCTGGTGATGGAAGGCGGCGTGCTGACCGAACAGGCCTGA
- a CDS encoding HlyD family secretion protein: MSALFRSEVLTQKKDRLSGEVSIAIPLPWQVIGYLIFGALLVAIVFLSLATYARVETVTGTIVPDKGVAAIIPTRSGTITDVFVDDGDQVEAGATLVAIRAEEDSASGLSAAALTEQAIAQQDASLIAQLTASQRSAASQQSQIAVQASGLRSEISQLQSQIALQENLVASAQRDLDKAQGVAERGFISRANLQAREDTLVSRQQQLAQLRQSLTSRRAQLAELSNSAATIAAQAESQAANIAASRAQVAQQAAGNAGARSYALTAPIAGRVTALTMRSGQRVGPQTQVMAVIPDGAKLRAELRVPSQAIGFVKAGQEVRLAIDAFPYQRFGTVQGTITTVASSAISQALPNGAVIAVYPVIVELDASVITAFGREERLVPGMSLTARIITEDQSLIEWLFEPLFAVQRR; the protein is encoded by the coding sequence ATGTCGGCGTTGTTTCGTTCGGAAGTACTGACCCAGAAGAAGGATCGCCTCTCGGGCGAGGTGTCGATCGCGATACCGCTTCCCTGGCAGGTCATCGGGTATCTGATCTTCGGCGCGCTGCTGGTCGCCATCGTGTTCCTCTCGCTGGCGACATACGCCCGGGTGGAAACGGTCACCGGCACCATCGTGCCCGACAAGGGCGTTGCCGCCATCATCCCGACGCGTTCAGGCACCATCACCGATGTCTTCGTCGACGATGGCGACCAGGTCGAGGCCGGCGCCACACTCGTCGCCATCCGCGCCGAGGAAGACAGCGCCTCGGGCCTTTCCGCTGCCGCCCTGACCGAGCAGGCCATTGCCCAGCAGGACGCCAGCCTGATCGCCCAGCTCACCGCCTCGCAGCGCTCCGCCGCCTCGCAGCAAAGCCAGATCGCGGTGCAGGCTTCCGGCCTCCGCTCCGAAATCTCGCAATTGCAGTCGCAGATCGCGCTGCAGGAGAACCTCGTTGCCTCCGCCCAGCGCGATCTCGACAAGGCGCAAGGGGTGGCCGAGCGCGGCTTTATCAGCCGGGCCAACCTGCAGGCGCGCGAAGACACGCTGGTGTCGCGCCAGCAGCAGCTTGCCCAGCTCCGCCAGTCGCTGACCTCGCGCCGCGCGCAATTGGCCGAACTGTCGAACAGCGCCGCCACCATCGCCGCACAGGCTGAGAGCCAGGCTGCCAACATCGCCGCCTCGCGCGCGCAGGTTGCCCAGCAGGCTGCGGGGAACGCAGGCGCGCGCTCCTATGCCCTCACCGCACCGATTGCCGGGCGGGTCACCGCTCTCACCATGCGCAGCGGCCAGCGGGTCGGGCCGCAGACCCAGGTCATGGCGGTCATTCCCGACGGCGCGAAACTGCGCGCCGAACTGCGCGTACCGAGCCAGGCAATCGGCTTTGTGAAAGCGGGCCAGGAAGTCCGCCTTGCGATCGACGCTTTCCCCTACCAGCGCTTCGGCACCGTGCAGGGCACCATCACCACCGTTGCCAGCAGCGCCATCAGCCAGGCCCTGCCGAACGGAGCGGTCATCGCGGTCTATCCCGTCATCGTCGAGCTCGACGCAAGCGTGATCACCGCCTTCGGGCGCGAGGAACGCCTGGTGCCCGGCATGAGCCTGACCGCCCGCATCATCACCGAAGACCAGTCGCTGATCGAATGGCTCTTCGAACCCCTCTTTGCCGTCCAGAGGCGCTGA
- a CDS encoding glycine zipper 2TM domain-containing protein produces MENLNAFEIDAVSGADLFGKIVGGVVGGVVGGLTGGPGGALSGAAAGAYLGDEIEDAVDAIGEELGL; encoded by the coding sequence ATGGAAAACCTCAATGCATTCGAAATCGACGCCGTTTCGGGCGCCGACCTTTTCGGCAAGATCGTCGGCGGTGTCGTCGGTGGTGTTGTTGGCGGCCTCACTGGCGGCCCGGGCGGTGCCCTCTCGGGTGCTGCTGCAGGCGCCTATCTCGGAGACGAGATCGAAGACGCCGTCGACGCGATCGGTGAAGAACTCGGCCTCTAA
- a CDS encoding LuxR C-terminal-related transcriptional regulator: protein MIVADDHPIFRDGISSILADLDPEIAVEQAGTFDELLDVAAQGPSPSLFLLDLNFPGMDIETAVPKLRRQYPLASIVVISMADDRRSTEHVMAAGVDGFISKAATQEQIRDGIAAVIEGEFVNVSEAGGMAISASTSQFSGLTPRQLDVLRGIAQGHSNKQIAKDLGISPFTVRIHVSALLRELRVETRTAAAAMATKYGVH, encoded by the coding sequence ATGATCGTGGCCGATGACCATCCGATCTTCCGTGACGGGATCTCATCCATCCTCGCCGATCTCGATCCCGAGATCGCGGTGGAACAGGCCGGGACCTTCGACGAGCTGCTCGACGTGGCGGCGCAGGGGCCCAGCCCTTCGCTCTTCCTGCTCGACCTCAATTTCCCGGGCATGGACATTGAAACGGCGGTGCCCAAACTGCGGCGCCAGTACCCGCTTGCATCCATCGTGGTGATTTCCATGGCGGACGACCGCCGGTCGACCGAGCACGTCATGGCCGCCGGGGTCGACGGGTTCATCAGCAAGGCCGCCACGCAGGAGCAGATCCGCGACGGTATTGCGGCCGTGATCGAGGGCGAGTTCGTCAACGTCAGCGAAGCGGGCGGGATGGCGATCAGCGCCTCGACCTCGCAGTTCTCCGGTCTGACGCCGCGCCAGCTCGATGTGCTGCGCGGGATCGCCCAGGGCCATTCGAACAAGCAGATCGCCAAGGACCTGGGCATTTCGCCTTTTACGGTCCGCATCCATGTCTCGGCGCTGCTGCGCGAACTCAGGGTAGAGACCCGGACTGCCGCCGCGGCTATGGCAACGAAATACGGGGTCCACTAA
- a CDS encoding CHASE2 domain-containing protein, which yields MNRLVTRQSRLRKPSRRELALFALLAAFIAVIEPFEPYDWLQSSVTAAINAKDYEGNAIIVAIDEETERNLPSRSWTRSELAALLTKLGQSEPEVILVDQQYFQDEDSSSLAELSAALEALPERPYWHVELSPEAAGSLSESAPAMDADSFVDSSAALDPALANRVRPAVATMRSYAFGAPIFVPLAVEQDGGPVPSFATILAGGTRGAERNVINVDLSYRPGTIPSVSAAEVLAEDFDTSVFENRPVIVSFTSTLGRDTRDTPNDTYTEKAAVWVMAAETLIRGPPRVLGWVPTFLIAVLAGLAWMYLPRPYGRIVAGVAFVGIALSPIVFEQHLIFVQTSHGLFLLLILAIAKLWQRGQGAVRTYRSAAETKSRFLAQASHDLRQPIHAIGLLAERLSQTDLSDDQAKLVSKISWSVDNASRMFRALLDIAAIESGTLQTDIRPVAMNELLAGIDSQNALSAEQANVDLRLVPCDLMVRTDPALIGTMIQNLVSNAIKYSPGKGVLVGCRMKAGRLAIYVVDNGRGISSSDMEHVKKEFFRSSRKSTLSSENKGLGLAIVNRLADMLHVKLTLRSEEGRGTVATIEGLEVVEQEDAKAAANADRPLPLSGLRVALADDDEETLASTRGLLEQWGCTVQTFAQLPEDLPDCDILLSDYDFGGGSTLAGRHDLVLQAEETGTQIIIISGHHPAQIRETIASHSGLILAKPLRAAELRSALMAARQG from the coding sequence CGAACCCTACGACTGGCTGCAAAGCTCGGTCACCGCGGCGATCAACGCCAAGGATTACGAGGGCAACGCCATCATCGTTGCGATCGATGAGGAAACAGAACGCAACCTGCCTTCGCGCAGCTGGACCCGCAGCGAGCTTGCAGCCCTATTGACCAAGCTGGGTCAGAGCGAGCCCGAGGTCATCCTGGTCGACCAGCAGTATTTCCAGGACGAGGATTCTAGCAGCCTTGCCGAGCTTTCGGCGGCGCTCGAAGCGCTACCCGAGCGGCCCTACTGGCATGTCGAGCTGTCGCCCGAAGCCGCCGGCAGCCTGTCGGAAAGCGCCCCGGCGATGGACGCGGACAGCTTTGTTGATTCCTCGGCCGCCCTCGACCCAGCGCTCGCCAATCGTGTCCGGCCGGCTGTTGCGACCATGCGGTCCTATGCCTTCGGCGCGCCGATCTTCGTTCCCCTCGCGGTGGAGCAGGACGGCGGCCCCGTTCCGTCCTTCGCCACCATCCTTGCCGGCGGGACCAGGGGTGCCGAGCGCAACGTCATCAACGTCGATCTGAGCTACAGGCCCGGCACCATCCCCAGCGTCAGCGCGGCAGAAGTGCTCGCGGAAGATTTCGATACGAGCGTGTTCGAGAACCGGCCGGTCATCGTCAGCTTCACGAGCACTCTGGGCCGCGACACGCGCGACACGCCGAACGACACCTACACCGAGAAGGCGGCGGTCTGGGTCATGGCTGCCGAGACCCTGATCAGGGGGCCGCCCCGGGTCCTGGGCTGGGTGCCCACCTTCCTCATTGCCGTACTTGCAGGGCTCGCCTGGATGTATTTGCCCCGGCCCTATGGGCGGATCGTGGCCGGGGTCGCTTTCGTCGGCATCGCGCTCAGCCCGATCGTCTTCGAGCAGCACTTGATATTCGTGCAGACCTCGCACGGGCTGTTCCTGCTGCTGATCCTCGCCATCGCCAAACTGTGGCAGCGCGGGCAAGGCGCGGTGCGGACCTACCGCAGCGCGGCGGAAACCAAGTCGCGCTTCCTGGCGCAGGCCAGTCACGACCTGCGCCAGCCGATCCACGCCATCGGTCTGCTGGCCGAACGGCTGTCGCAAACCGACCTCAGCGACGATCAGGCCAAGCTCGTCTCGAAAATCTCCTGGTCGGTCGACAACGCCAGCCGGATGTTCCGCGCGCTGCTCGATATCGCTGCGATCGAGAGCGGGACCCTGCAAACCGACATCCGGCCCGTGGCGATGAACGAACTTCTCGCAGGCATCGATAGCCAGAACGCACTGTCGGCCGAGCAGGCGAATGTCGACCTGAGGCTCGTGCCCTGCGATCTCATGGTACGCACCGATCCGGCGCTGATCGGCACGATGATCCAGAACCTCGTTTCGAACGCGATCAAGTATTCGCCGGGCAAGGGCGTCCTGGTCGGGTGCCGGATGAAAGCCGGCCGGCTTGCGATCTATGTGGTCGACAACGGACGTGGCATCTCTTCGAGCGACATGGAGCATGTGAAGAAGGAGTTCTTCCGCTCGTCGCGCAAGTCGACGCTCAGTTCGGAGAACAAGGGCCTGGGCTTGGCGATCGTCAACCGGCTGGCGGACATGCTCCACGTCAAGCTGACGCTGCGCTCGGAGGAAGGCCGCGGCACCGTCGCCACGATCGAGGGGCTGGAAGTCGTCGAACAGGAAGATGCCAAGGCCGCCGCCAACGCCGATCGCCCGCTGCCCTTGTCGGGGCTGCGCGTCGCGCTGGCCGATGACGACGAGGAAACGCTCGCCTCGACCCGCGGGCTGCTCGAGCAGTGGGGCTGCACCGTGCAGACCTTCGCGCAGCTGCCCGAAGACCTACCCGACTGCGACATCCTGCTGAGCGACTACGATTTCGGCGGCGGCAGCACGCTCGCCGGGAGGCATGATCTCGTGTTGCAGGCCGAGGAAACGGGAACGCAGATCATCATCATCTCCGGACACCACCCTGCGCAGATTCGCGAGACGATCGCGTCCCACTCGGGCTTGATCCTCGCCAAGCCGCTGCGCGCAGCCGAGCTGCGGTCTGCCTTGATGGCAGCACGGCAAGGCTGA